Proteins encoded together in one Camelina sativa cultivar DH55 chromosome 9, Cs, whole genome shotgun sequence window:
- the LOC104715837 gene encoding auxin efflux carrier component 1-like, with amino-acid sequence MITATDFYHVMTAMVPLYVAMILAYGSVKWWKIFTPDQCSGINRFVALFAVPLLSFHFIAANNPYAMNLRFLAADSLQKVIVLSLLFLWCKLSRNGSLDWTITLFSLSTLPNTLVMGIPLLKGMYGDFTEAEIKEDGKLHVTVRRSNASRSDIYSRRSQGLSATPRPSNLTNAEIYSLQSSRNPTPRGSSFNHTDFYSMMASGGGGGGARNSNFGPGEAVFGSKGPTPRPSNYEEDGGAAKPTAAGTAAGAGRFHYQSGGSGGGGGGGGAHYPAPNPGMFSPQTGGGGVTAAKGNAPVSGGKRQDGNGRDLHMFVWSSSASPVSDVFGGGGNHHGDYAAATNDHQKDVKISVPQGNTNDNQFVEREEFSFGNKDDDSKVLATDGGNNNISNKTPQPKVMPPTSVMTRLILIMVWRKLIRNPNSYSSLFGIAWSLVSFKWNIEMPALIAKSISILSDAGLGMAMFSLGLFMALNPRIIACGNRRAGFAAAMRFLVGPAVMLVASYAVGLRGVLLRVAIIQAALPQGIVPFVFAKEYNVHPDILSTAVIFGMLIALPITLLYYILLGL; translated from the exons ATGATAACGGCGACGGACTTTTACCATGTCATGACGGCTATGGTTCCGTTATACGTAGCTATGATCCTCGCTTACGGCTCAGTCAAATGGTGGAAAATATTCACACCAGACCAGTGCTCCGGCATAAACCGTTTCGTAGCTCTCTTCGCCGTTCCTCTCCTCTCTTTCCACTTCATCGCCGCTAACAACCCTTACGCCATGAACCTCCGTTTCCTCGCCGCTGACTCACTTCAAAAGGTCATCgtcctctctctcctcttcctctggtGCAAACTCAGCCGCAACGGCTCGTTAGACTGGACCATAACACTCTTCTCACTCTCCACTCTCCCAAACACTCTAGTCATGGGGATACCACTACTCAAAGGCATGTACGGTGACTTC ACTGAAGCTGAGATTAAAGAAGATGGGAAGCTTCATGTTACTGTTCGTCGTTCTAACGCTTCGAGGTCTGATATATACTCGAGAAGGTCTCAAGGCTTGTCTGCGACTCCTCGGCCTTCGAATCTAACCAACGCTGAGATTTATTCTCTTCAGAGTTCAAGAAACCCGACTCCACGTGGGTCTAGCTTTAACCATACTGATTTTTACTCGATGATGGcttctggtggtggtggtggtggtgctcGGAACTCTAACTTTGGTCCTGGAGAAGCTGTGTTTGGTTCCAAAGGACCTACTCCGAGACCTTCGAACTATGAAGAAGACGGTGGTGCTGCTAAACCCACGGCTGCTGGAACTGCTGCCGGAGCTGGGAGGTTTCATTATCAATCTGGAgggagtggtggtggtggtggcggcggaggGGCGCATTATCCGGCGCCGAATCCAGGGATGTTCTCGCCTCAGACTGGTGGTGGTGGAGTTACGGCGGCGAAAGGTAACGCTCCGGTTAGTGGTGGAAAGAGGCAAGATGGGAATGGAAGAGATCTTCATATGTTTGTGTGGAGTTCGAGTGCATCGCCGGTGTCGGATGTATTCGGCGGTGGAGGAAACCACCATGGTGATTACGCCGCTGCTACGAACGATCATCAAAAGGACGTTAAGATCTCTGTACCTCAGGGGAATACTAACG ACAACCAGTTTGTGGAGAGGGAAGAGTTCAGTTTCGGTAACAAAGATGATGATAGCAAAGTTTTGGCAACGGACGGAGGAAACAACAACATAAGCAACAAAACGCCGCAGCCTAAAGTGATGCCACCAACAAGTGTGATGACAAGACTCATTCTCATTATGGTTTGGAGGAAACTAATCCGTAATCCCAACTCTTACTCTAGTTTATTCGGCATCGCCTGGTCCCTCGTCTCCTTCAA GTGGAACATTGAAATGCCAGCTCTTATAGCAAAGTCTATCTCCATACTCTCAGATGCAGGTCTAGGCATGGCTATGTTCAGTCTTG GGTTGTTCATGGCGTTAAACCCAAGAATAATAGCTTGTGGAAACAGAAGGGCAGGTTTTGCGGCGGCTATGAGATTTCTCGTCGGACCTGCCGTCATGCTCGTTGCTTCTTATGCCGTTGGCCTCCGTGGCGTCCTACTCCGTGTCGCCATCATCCag GCAGCATTGCCACAAGGAATAGTACCGTTTGTGTTCGCCAAGGAGTATAATGTGCATCCTGACATTCTTAGCACTGC TGTCATCTTTGGCATGCTGATTGCGTTGCCCATAACTCTTCTCTACTACATTCTCTTGGGGCTATGA